A stretch of the Pelmatolapia mariae isolate MD_Pm_ZW linkage group LG23, Pm_UMD_F_2, whole genome shotgun sequence genome encodes the following:
- the LOC134621379 gene encoding OX-2 membrane glycoprotein-like: MCAQLGPLPSTRGSKIINAFRFSPNNIHSALTAVIQTQQTVLAAVGEDAELSCQLLETKDVLQVTWQKISPDVQENVATYSKYFGEKVNDRFTDKVEFKYTGLQNCSIVIRNVTEQDEGCYHCLFNTYPEGSFIGRTCLQIYELHEPFVDVRESNSTEEWVVSCSATGRPAPTVTLSVSQQHLNFSQYNTVNVSNTNATFTVTTTAVLSGSRNHSTQVGCAARVLSAPQREVMVTIPHDNELDEKSGSDPRNLGIRIAAILLSVMLLVACVAAVIFVWYRKKSQSSQSHRQVEMNVIPT, translated from the exons ATGTGTGCACAGCTTGGACCACTGCCCTCCACCCGTGGCAGTAAAATCATCAATGCCTTCAGATTCAGCCCCAACAACATACACAGTG CTCTAACAGCAgtgatccaaacacagcagactGTGCTGGCAGCAGTGGGAGAAGATGCTGAACTCAGCTGTCAGCTCTTGGAGACTAAAGACGTCCTTCAGGTCACATGGCAGAAAATCTCTCCTGATGTTCAGGAAAATGTTGCCACCTACAGCAAGTACTTTGGTGAGAAAGTGAATGACAGGTTTACAGATAAAGTTGAGTTTAAATACACTGGACTACAAAACTGCTCCATAGTCATCAGGAATGTGACGGAGCAGGATGAAGGATGCTATCACTGTCTGTTTAACACTTATCCTGAAGGCTCCTTCATTGGTAGAACCTGCCTCCAAATCTATG AGCTGCATGAACcctttgttgatgtcagagagtCAAACTCTACTGAAGAGTGGGTTGTTTCCTGTTCAGCCACTGGTCGACCTGCTCCCACTGTAACACTCAGTGTCTCACAACAACACCTCAACTTCTCACAGTACAACACTGTCAATGTGTCCAACACCAACGCTACATTCACTGTCACCACTACAGCTGTGCTCTCAGGTTCACGTAACCACAGCACACAGGTGGGATGTGCAGCACGAGTGCTCTCTGCTCCTCAGAGAGAGGTGATGGTGACGATTCCTCATGATAACG AGCTAGATGAGAAATCGGGATCTGATCCCAGGAATTTAG GAATCAGAATTGCAGCCATTCTGTTGTCTGTGATGTTGTTGGTGGCCTGTGTTGCTGCAGTCATCTTTGTCTGGTATAGAAAGAAATCTCAGAGCAG TCAGTCACACAGGCAGGTTGAGATGAATGTTATACCTACCTGA